Part of the Deltaproteobacteria bacterium genome, AGCCCCTTGGGAGCGATCCAAAAGATCTTTGTGCGCCGCACCACGGATGCGCCTCTCCCTTCCGGCACTATAGAGTTGGAGGCTCTTTTAGACGCTTCACCGGAAAAGCCTTCCCACACCCAGAAGATGGGCGACATGACCATCATCATATATACTTCTGGAACTACTGGCATGCCCAAGGGGGTGGTCACCCGCGGCGTTCCCGGCAGCCCTCAAAGGGTACAGCTGCTCGCCTCGATATGGGCCAGGCCTGATGACATCCTTTACACCTGCCTTCCTCTCTTTCATGGTAATGCTTTGAATCTGACTGCGGCTCCAGCCATGGGCGCGGGGGTGCCTTTTGGCCTGGAAAAAAAATTTTCCGCCTCAAAGTTCTGGGAGCCTATCCGGCGCTGGGGCGTGACAACATTCAACGCGCTCGGGGCCATGATCCCCATTCTGATGAAGCAGCCTGAGAAGCCGGACGACGCCGACAATCCGGTGCGGCTTGTCTTTTCCGCCGCCTGCCCGGCCAACCTCTGGGTGGCCTTTGAAAAGCGGTTTAATGTTGAGATTTATGAAGGCTACGCCGCGGTTGACGGCGGCGGGGTGTTCATCATGAACCGCGGCGACGCGCCGGTGGGTTCAGTAGGCAAGTTCCCCCCTGTGGTCGAATGGAAACTGGTGGATGATGATGGAAACGAGGTGCCACAGGGAGAGGTTGGCGAACTCATCAATAAGGTGCCCGAGGATCGCAAAGGACGAGTTGTTGAGTACTACAAGAATCCCGAAGCCTCTGAGGAAAAGGTTAAAGGCGGATGGATCCGTTCCGGAGACCTCTTTTATGCCGACCAGGAAGGCAACCTCTTCTTTGTGGACCGTAAAACCGATTCCATGCGCCGCCGCGGCGAGAACATCTCCTCCTGGGAGGTGGAGAACGTGGTGGAAAAGCACCCGCATGTGGCCGAATCCGCAGCCTTTGGGGTTCCTTCCGAGCTGGGCGAGGACGAGGTTATGATTCACGTCGTGCCCAAAGCCGGCGCCAAGCTCGACCTGAAAAACCTTATTAATTTCTGCGTCGAAAATATGCCTTACTTCATGGTCCCCCGCTATATTGATGTCACGGATGAGGTTCCCCGGACTCAGACCCACAGGGTCCTGAAGGGTGACATGAAAAAGCGCGGCGTTACCGAGCGTACCTGGGATCGGGAAAAGGAGATGCCTGACCTTAAGTTGAAAAGGTAGATCCAATCCTTTCCCTGTCTTCCATTCAGTCGTCTGTCAAAGGCTGACTGAGGCTGCAAACCAGGCGGTTGAAAAGAACAGTCATTCCACAATTAAACTCAAGCGTGCCTTTGCACGCTGATCAGGAAGGTTCTGATGGTCAAATTAGTCTTTTGCCTTCGGCGG contains:
- a CDS encoding AMP-binding protein, which translates into the protein MSELTFLSDLYELRAQEKGDKPYIFYEDYTVSFAEFYQGTCRAANGLAAQGASPGDGIALMMGNCPEYLFVINGTPRGGFYSVPINTAMKGESLKYVLTDSDVKYLLVDDTFYPRIEELGSPLGAIQKIFVRRTTDAPLPSGTIELEALLDASPEKPSHTQKMGDMTIIIYTSGTTGMPKGVVTRGVPGSPQRVQLLASIWARPDDILYTCLPLFHGNALNLTAAPAMGAGVPFGLEKKFSASKFWEPIRRWGVTTFNALGAMIPILMKQPEKPDDADNPVRLVFSAACPANLWVAFEKRFNVEIYEGYAAVDGGGVFIMNRGDAPVGSVGKFPPVVEWKLVDDDGNEVPQGEVGELINKVPEDRKGRVVEYYKNPEASEEKVKGGWIRSGDLFYADQEGNLFFVDRKTDSMRRRGENISSWEVENVVEKHPHVAESAAFGVPSELGEDEVMIHVVPKAGAKLDLKNLINFCVENMPYFMVPRYIDVTDEVPRTQTHRVLKGDMKKRGVTERTWDREKEMPDLKLKR